A window of Methanooceanicella nereidis genomic DNA:
CTGACGAGACAACATTTGATAATGTAAAAAATTATCTTTATTCAAGGTATAGAATTGACAGGCCATATGTCCATACAGGTGATTCGGAATACTGGATAAACCTGGAAATAGATTCTCCCGGAGCCGTTATCAATTCTTCCGAAGAATACGCCGTCTATCCTGAAGGTTACATCGTGAAGCTCATGACAGGCTCTTGAGGAACAGGCCGGCCAGGTTTTACCAAAACTTATGGAGCCGCAATACGCGTTTTTTAGACCTTATTTGCCGGGAAATATTGAAGTATTTCCTTTTATTACGTCCATATTTTATTTAAATAAAGTAGAATTTTTATAAATATAAAAGCCTGTTTCCGGATTATTTATACAGTGGTGGGTTTTATGGCGATCGACACGACATTGTTTGGCAATACAGGGGTAAGGGTCACTCGCATCGGACTGGGCGGTGAGGGCGTCCTCCGCACATATGGAATGGAAAAAGAAGCTGAAGCGGTCATAAAAGAAGCGACAGAAAAAGGCATAACATATTACGATTGCGCGAAAGCATATGCAGGCAGCCAGGGGTATTATGGTAATTTCTGGTCAAAATACAGGGACGTTCGTGCCGGGATCTTTCAGGCAAGTAAATCGGCATCACGCGACAGGTCAGGAGCGCTGAGCGACCTTAGTGAGACATTGCGGACAATGAGCTTAGAGCACCTTGACCTCTGGCAGATCCACGACGTAAGGACCAGGGAGGATATAAAGGAGATAGAGGAGCCCGGAGGAGCCCTGGAAGCTTTCATTGAGGCGAAAGGCTCGGGAAAGGTGCGGTTTATCGGTGTGACCGGCCATCATGACCCGGAAATTTTGACCTATGCTGTGGAGAACTGGCCTGTAGACTCCGTTATGATGCCTGTGAACCCTGTTGAAGGATCTATCGGAGGATTTTTAGACAGCACATTGATAGCCGCGAGAAAAAAAAGCATAGCGGTGATAGGAATGAAGATACTCGGCGCTCAAAACTATATTTTTCCGGATGAAGGGATAACACCAGATGTGTTGATAAGATACGCGCTATCGCAGGATATTGATGTGGCCATAGTCGGATGCTCGAACATTGGCGAAGTGAGGACGCTTGTAAATTGCGGGACAAAAATTATGCCCATGACGGAAGAAGAGCGAGAAGATCTTGTGGATCTGTTCAGGCCCTATGCTAAAAAACTTGCATATTACCGCGGCGTATTGTAAAAAAAGTGGCTGAGTGAGCGCCTCAGCAAGTTGATTACGACGGCATCATCACTTTGTCTATGACGTGTATCACACCGTTATTTGTCATTATGTCAGCATTGGTGACTGTTGCGCCATCGACCATTACTTTGTCACCTATTACAGTGACCTTAAGCTCCTGGCCCTGGACGGTCTTAAGCGTCTTCATGTTCTTAATGTCGGCAGCGGTAAGCTTACCCGGCACTACATGGTAGGTCAGGATATTTTTAAGCTTAGGCTTGTCATTGACCAATGACTGCACGGTCCCTGCAGGCAGCTTATCAAAGGCGGCATCGGTCGGGGCGAATACGGTGAACGGTCCTTTTCCGCTTAACGTATCCTGAAGGTCCGCGGCCTTTACCGCTGTTATCAGCGTGTTGAATTGTCCAGAGTCCTGTGCGACCTGTACGATATTCTTATCAGCCATCATCTGGTTTGATGTCGCCAAAGCAGGAGAAGCGAACACTGACACCATAGCAGCTAATAAAAGAACTGTTAGTAATTTTTTATATCCATCCATCCTTTACACCATCAAGACAATATTATTTCAATTTTTTATAGATTCGCAAAAGAACATAATTAATAAATCAGGTGTTAACCGCGTTTATACGGAAATCGCGAAAGGATAAAAAAGGCATACGTAAGTATGCCCTATAAAAAAGATAAATTAGTGCTGCCCGATCAGGGCGTGAGCCTTACGCGGTCTCTCGGGAACAGCACGGCTTCCCTGACGTTGTTCAGGTTAAGCATGGTCTGCAATAGCCTCTCGGCTCCCAGTCCCCATCCTGCGTGAGGAGGCATGCCAAAACGGAACGCGTCAAGGTAGAACTTGAAGCTTTCAGGGTTGAGGTCCCTTGCCTCGAGATTCATGACAAGCTCATCGTGACGGTGCTCTCTCTGCGCCCCCGAGGAAAGTTCCATGCGCGGATGCATCAGGTCAAACGCCTTACAGACCGACGGATCCGAATCGCAAGACTGAGAGTAGAATGCCCTGATGCCTGTCGGCCAGTCCACGATGAAGTAGTGCTCCCCTATGGCCTGCCCGAGGTAATTCTCTGCCTGCGTTGTAAGGTCGTCGCCGTAATCCAGTTCAGCGCACTCAGGATCATTCTTGATGATGTCCATCGCTTCCTTATATTTAAGCCTCTTGAAGGGAGTTTTCGGGACCTGTAGATCGATGTTCAGCAGCTTTAGCTGTTTCTCGCAATTGTCCTTAACATACTGATAGACATATGCGATAGTATTTTCCAGTAATTCCATCGCGTCCTCATGAGTCGCGAATGAAAGCTCCACGTCGATGGATGTCGCCTCGTTAAGATGCTTACGTGTCGCATGCTCTTCGGCCCGGAATATCGGGCCTATCTCATATACGCGGTCCATTCCGGCAGCCATCATCATCTGCTTATAAAGCTGCGGGCTCTGGTTAAGGAAAGCCTCGCGCTCAAAATAGGATATGGGGAAAAGCGCAGTGCCGCCTTCCGTAGCGGTGGCCACGATCTTAGGGGTCGCTATCTCCAGGCAACCCTGCGAGCAGAGATAATCCCTGACGGCTTTTATCATATTGGACCTGATAATGAATACTGCGGTGACCTCCGGGCTCCTGATATCGATGAACCTGGCGTCAAGCCTTGTGTCAAGCTCCGC
This region includes:
- a CDS encoding aldo/keto reductase, with product MAIDTTLFGNTGVRVTRIGLGGEGVLRTYGMEKEAEAVIKEATEKGITYYDCAKAYAGSQGYYGNFWSKYRDVRAGIFQASKSASRDRSGALSDLSETLRTMSLEHLDLWQIHDVRTREDIKEIEEPGGALEAFIEAKGSGKVRFIGVTGHHDPEILTYAVENWPVDSVMMPVNPVEGSIGGFLDSTLIAARKKSIAVIGMKILGAQNYIFPDEGITPDVLIRYALSQDIDVAIVGCSNIGEVRTLVNCGTKIMPMTEEEREDLVDLFRPYAKKLAYYRGVL
- a CDS encoding fasciclin domain-containing protein codes for the protein MDGYKKLLTVLLLAAMVSVFASPALATSNQMMADKNIVQVAQDSGQFNTLITAVKAADLQDTLSGKGPFTVFAPTDAAFDKLPAGTVQSLVNDKPKLKNILTYHVVPGKLTAADIKNMKTLKTVQGQELKVTVIGDKVMVDGATVTNADIMTNNGVIHVIDKVMMPS
- the aspS gene encoding aspartate--tRNA(Asn) ligase; the protein is MKRTHYSKDIKPEMNGDTVVINGWVHEIRDFGGLAFLIVRDREGLMQVTMPKKKVPKEVVDKLKGLSRESVVSVTAAVKAEAKAPSGFELIPSCIEVLSLADSPLPLDPTGKVPAELDTRLDARFIDIRSPEVTAVFIIRSNMIKAVRDYLCSQGCLEIATPKIVATATEGGTALFPISYFEREAFLNQSPQLYKQMMMAAGMDRVYEIGPIFRAEEHATRKHLNEATSIDVELSFATHEDAMELLENTIAYVYQYVKDNCEKQLKLLNIDLQVPKTPFKRLKYKEAMDIIKNDPECAELDYGDDLTTQAENYLGQAIGEHYFIVDWPTGIRAFYSQSCDSDPSVCKAFDLMHPRMELSSGAQREHRHDELVMNLEARDLNPESFKFYLDAFRFGMPPHAGWGLGAERLLQTMLNLNNVREAVLFPRDRVRLTP